One stretch of Pseudoxanthomonas sp. Root65 DNA includes these proteins:
- a CDS encoding M61 family peptidase, whose translation MSDLHRHKIMDDHFNVGSEQGCYRIGDGEIRHEGRDTTGMIRHFSMWRCAGSEQRSPILAIFSNTLLFTICLYAPIVRAPDSGATTARHEVESHRSFGVRSRWLVLILGAVTTLGVAPAAGGRPQWGPQQPEIPAPQDRRFDGAIRLEVDASDLNRRIFRVRETIPVQTPGRTTLLYPAWEASSHARTLSAASLAGPVVFAGSQRLEWRRDELEMHAFHLDVPEGVDDITVEFQYAVRPGDAILGPDLVAVQWQRLLLYPAGWYASNIPVQASVRLPSGLHAVSSLHAEEASDGSVRYAVTTLDTLLDAPAIAARHVRSYDLGLAGQPAFRLSLLSDSGETPELSDRDAADMRRMMRETHAVFGRAPYERFEALVILSDAFPPGGIEHTDSAEIYLPADYFRNRSRQLNNLDLIVHEHVHAWNGRFRVPVGQWTPTPNTPIRNGMLWSYEGQTEFWGRVLAARSGLRSQQETLDKLALDAATVQAMNGRAWKPLRDTTNDPLYMSSRAAVWPEWQRRKDYYTEGVLLWLEVDMMLREGSGDRYGLDDLAAAFYSAELGPGPHTYTFDDLCAALHRLLPIDWSKHLDERLDTHVPLVLGGLGRAGWELVYDEQPTATFLQNEAEMGGYDVRHSIGMVVDAHGRVQSVTWEGPAFRAGIGPGAVVEAINGEAFSREALLRAIARSVDEPVALRINQGAYRSDLEIDYDRGARYPHLRRMSGRPDRLAQLLNSRSP comes from the coding sequence GTGAGCGATCTTCATCGTCACAAGATCATGGACGACCACTTCAACGTGGGGTCGGAACAAGGCTGCTATCGCATCGGCGACGGGGAAATACGGCACGAGGGCCGCGACACGACGGGGATGATTCGGCATTTCAGTATGTGGCGGTGCGCGGGAAGCGAGCAGCGTAGCCCGATCCTAGCGATCTTTTCAAATACTCTACTGTTTACAATTTGTCTATACGCGCCTATTGTACGTGCCCCAGACTCCGGGGCGACGACAGCGAGGCACGAAGTGGAAAGCCATAGAAGTTTTGGCGTCAGATCCCGCTGGCTGGTTTTGATCCTTGGCGCGGTGACTACGCTAGGCGTGGCCCCCGCCGCAGGCGGTCGCCCGCAGTGGGGTCCGCAGCAGCCCGAGATTCCAGCACCGCAGGACCGCAGATTCGACGGCGCGATACGCCTAGAGGTCGATGCCAGCGATTTGAATCGCAGGATATTCCGTGTCCGGGAAACCATTCCTGTGCAGACGCCAGGCAGGACAACCCTGCTGTACCCGGCGTGGGAAGCATCCAGCCACGCGCGTACGCTGTCAGCGGCAAGTTTGGCGGGGCCGGTGGTGTTCGCCGGCTCGCAGCGTCTGGAGTGGCGGAGGGATGAGCTCGAGATGCACGCCTTCCACCTCGATGTGCCAGAAGGTGTCGACGACATCACCGTCGAGTTCCAGTACGCAGTAAGACCGGGCGACGCCATCCTGGGACCGGACCTGGTCGCAGTGCAGTGGCAAAGGCTGCTGCTCTACCCCGCGGGCTGGTACGCGAGCAACATCCCCGTCCAGGCATCGGTCCGTCTCCCGAGTGGCCTGCATGCTGTTTCTTCGTTGCATGCCGAAGAGGCCTCCGACGGATCGGTGAGGTACGCGGTCACGACGTTAGACACGTTGTTGGACGCGCCGGCGATAGCGGCCAGACATGTCCGCTCTTACGACTTGGGCCTGGCCGGACAGCCCGCCTTCCGGCTGAGTCTCCTGTCGGACAGCGGGGAAACTCCAGAACTGTCGGATCGGGACGCGGCCGACATGCGCCGCATGATGCGGGAAACCCATGCGGTATTCGGACGAGCGCCGTACGAAAGGTTCGAGGCCTTGGTGATCCTGAGCGACGCGTTCCCTCCCGGGGGCATCGAGCACACCGATTCGGCTGAGATCTATCTCCCTGCGGATTACTTCCGGAACCGCTCCCGCCAACTCAACAACCTCGACCTGATCGTCCACGAACACGTGCATGCATGGAATGGCCGCTTTCGTGTGCCGGTAGGACAGTGGACGCCCACGCCGAACACTCCAATACGCAATGGCATGCTGTGGAGCTACGAAGGTCAGACCGAGTTCTGGGGGCGAGTGCTGGCGGCCAGAAGCGGCCTCCGCAGCCAGCAGGAGACGCTGGACAAACTCGCGTTGGATGCGGCCACTGTCCAGGCGATGAATGGCCGGGCATGGAAGCCCCTGCGCGACACCACCAACGACCCGCTTTACATGTCGAGTCGCGCCGCAGTGTGGCCGGAGTGGCAGCGCCGCAAGGACTACTACACAGAGGGAGTTCTGCTCTGGCTAGAGGTCGACATGATGCTTCGCGAAGGTTCCGGCGACCGATACGGCTTGGACGACTTGGCTGCCGCGTTCTACTCTGCTGAGCTTGGGCCAGGTCCGCACACTTACACCTTCGATGATCTGTGTGCCGCCCTGCACAGGCTGTTGCCCATCGACTGGTCAAAACATCTCGACGAACGGCTCGACACACACGTGCCGCTGGTACTTGGCGGCTTGGGTCGCGCCGGCTGGGAACTGGTCTATGACGAACAACCCACGGCCACTTTCCTGCAAAACGAGGCGGAGATGGGAGGTTACGATGTACGCCATTCCATTGGCATGGTGGTCGACGCGCACGGACGAGTGCAGTCGGTCACGTGGGAAGGCCCGGCATTCCGCGCGGGCATTGGTCCAGGGGCGGTAGTGGAGGCGATCAATGGCGAAGCGTTCTCTCGCGAAGCGCTACTGCGCGCGATTGCGAGAAGCGTTGATGAACCGGTGGCATTACGGATCAACCAAGGCGCGTATCGGTCCGACCTGGAGATCGACTATGACAGGGGAGCGCGCTATCCGCATTTGCGCAGAATGAGCGGCCGCCCTGACCGGCTAGCGCAACTCCTGAATTCACGATCGCCTTAG
- a CDS encoding hemerythrin domain-containing protein: protein MEKTSDRAKKSRADILMSIEKGLIPHAKWEELVFYPAFMERADREGLKTHAEAVQEHRAVELTVLPDLKTKQVDSADFAGSAKVLGEFVDHHAKEEETTMFKMVRKLFSKDELASMDEDYETWKDSAEAAEAFRNASRQPSPVPVA, encoded by the coding sequence ATGGAGAAAACCAGCGACCGGGCAAAGAAATCGCGCGCGGACATCCTGATGTCCATCGAGAAGGGATTGATTCCGCACGCCAAGTGGGAGGAGCTGGTCTTCTATCCGGCCTTCATGGAGCGCGCAGACCGCGAAGGACTGAAGACGCACGCCGAAGCAGTGCAGGAACACAGAGCGGTCGAACTGACGGTGCTGCCGGATCTGAAGACCAAGCAGGTCGATTCCGCCGATTTCGCCGGCTCGGCGAAAGTGCTCGGCGAATTCGTCGATCATCACGCCAAGGAAGAAGAGACGACGATGTTCAAGATGGTGAGGAAGCTGTTCTCCAAGGACGAGCTTGCGAGCATGGATGAGGATTACGAAACGTGGAAGGATTCCGCCGAGGCGGCCGAAGCGTTCAGGAATGCATCCCGTCAACCGAGCCCTGTTCCCGTCGCATGA
- a CDS encoding PAS domain-containing protein, producing MPYFPVADAIAALFRPHVEVVVHDLVTMKIAHIANPISKRKVGDSSSGDRFPDEALEHQVIGPYRKTHTDGRNMRCITAVIRNEKGHPHGMLCVNFDVTMLERVRDSLGILAFLPPSPEPESFFHDNWRQVLERIVSNHETEQGMSARALGAPGRREVIARLHAAGILDIRNAAPVVAGRIGISRALLYRYLKEIRGIDPADG from the coding sequence GTGCCGTATTTCCCCGTCGCCGATGCGATAGCAGCCTTGTTCCGACCCCACGTTGAAGTGGTCGTCCATGATCTTGTGACGATGAAGATCGCTCACATCGCCAATCCAATCTCCAAGCGCAAAGTGGGCGACAGCTCCAGCGGGGATCGCTTTCCGGATGAGGCGCTGGAGCATCAAGTGATCGGCCCCTATCGCAAGACGCACACGGATGGCCGCAACATGCGTTGCATAACTGCGGTGATACGCAATGAGAAGGGGCATCCACATGGAATGCTCTGCGTCAATTTCGATGTAACCATGCTGGAGCGCGTGCGCGACAGCCTGGGGATTCTTGCCTTCCTACCTCCGTCCCCTGAGCCTGAAAGCTTCTTTCACGACAACTGGCGACAAGTGCTGGAGCGGATCGTCAGCAACCATGAAACCGAGCAAGGGATGTCAGCCCGGGCATTGGGCGCTCCTGGACGCCGTGAAGTGATCGCCCGATTGCATGCTGCGGGGATTCTGGATATCCGCAACGCGGCACCCGTGGTCGCCGGCAGGATAGGCATCTCCCGTGCGTTGCTCTACCGATATCTGAAAGAGATTCGGGGAATCGACCCGGCCGACGGATAA
- a CDS encoding zinc-dependent alcohol dehydrogenase, with protein sequence MKALTYQGTRDVRVETVEDPRLIAADDIILRVTATAICGSDLHIYRGKIPGMQDGDILGHEFMGIVEDAGPAVTRVRKGDRVVIPFVIACGQCFHCLLNEFAACETTNTGKGAALNAKQMKPPAALFGYSHLYGGVPGGQAEFVRVPKANVGPLVVPDALSDEQVLFLSDILPTGYQAVLNAGVGAGSTLAIFGAGPVGYMSAACARMLGVETIFMVDHNAYRLEFARDAYGVIPINFDEQEDPAEYIIEATAGRGVDASIEAVGFEAKGSTTETILTTLKLEGSSGKALRQCIAATRRGGTVSVPGVYAGFIHGFLFGDAFDKGLTFKMGQTHVQALLPELLEHIGNGDLAPEVIISHRMNLMDAAKGYEIFNGREDQCRKVVLTPD encoded by the coding sequence ATGAAAGCACTGACGTATCAGGGCACGCGCGACGTGCGGGTAGAGACGGTCGAAGACCCTCGGCTGATCGCCGCCGACGACATCATCCTGCGGGTGACCGCCACCGCCATCTGCGGTTCCGATCTGCACATCTATCGCGGAAAGATCCCGGGCATGCAGGATGGCGACATCCTCGGCCATGAGTTCATGGGCATCGTGGAAGACGCCGGGCCGGCGGTGACCCGGGTGCGGAAAGGCGATCGCGTCGTCATTCCCTTCGTGATCGCCTGCGGGCAGTGCTTCCACTGTCTCCTCAACGAGTTCGCCGCGTGCGAGACCACCAATACCGGCAAGGGTGCCGCGTTGAATGCCAAGCAGATGAAGCCGCCGGCCGCGCTGTTCGGGTACAGCCATCTTTACGGCGGCGTGCCGGGCGGACAGGCGGAGTTCGTGCGTGTGCCGAAGGCGAACGTCGGCCCCCTGGTGGTGCCGGATGCGCTTTCCGACGAACAGGTCCTGTTCCTCTCCGACATCCTGCCGACCGGCTACCAGGCCGTGTTGAACGCAGGTGTCGGCGCGGGTTCCACCTTGGCGATCTTCGGCGCTGGCCCGGTGGGCTATATGTCGGCCGCGTGCGCCCGGATGCTGGGCGTCGAAACGATCTTCATGGTGGATCACAATGCGTACCGGCTTGAGTTCGCGCGCGATGCCTACGGTGTGATTCCGATCAATTTCGACGAACAGGAAGATCCGGCCGAATACATCATCGAGGCGACGGCGGGACGCGGCGTGGACGCCAGCATCGAAGCGGTCGGGTTCGAGGCAAAGGGAAGCACCACCGAAACGATACTGACCACGTTGAAGCTGGAAGGCTCAAGCGGCAAGGCCTTGCGCCAATGCATCGCGGCGACCCGACGCGGCGGGACGGTCAGTGTCCCCGGTGTGTATGCCGGCTTCATCCACGGGTTCCTGTTCGGCGATGCCTTCGACAAGGGCCTCACCTTCAAGATGGGCCAGACCCACGTGCAGGCGCTGCTTCCGGAACTGCTGGAACACATCGGCAATGGCGACCTGGCGCCCGAGGTGATCATCTCCCACCGCATGAATCTGATGGATGCGGCAAAAGGGTACGAGATCTTCAACGGTCGGGAGGATCAATGCAGAAAGGTGGTGCTGACACCGGACTGA
- a CDS encoding ATP-binding protein, with amino-acid sequence MLQLISSLLAVLPALAWAYRAFAVDIPWRPGELTSMALSLSVCAAAAISFVLIRHGRFAWASRLLLVVFAASVVPAYLATGFGAQRFEQPVLVIWMAIAGLVVGRAALWLMFACIVAAFFLGISVDVSRQGDAAALYGDAAFSAAMFLMIAIVLDRSSAALRQSLGEATARGNQLAATNQRLQQEINDRELAQEQLIHARKVEAVGRLAGGVAHDFGNIMAVISGYARKGLRAGQVEEGRASFEGIEAAARRATLLTHKLMTFARQDDYAEETFHAASALMEIQSMLRQLLKPEVELRFALDDAAAPIRMDRDRFELMVLNIAANADHAMPNGGVFSIGVAQGDDGGSVLEFTDTGSGMGEEVLARVFEPFFTTKPAGEGTGLGLSVIRDLVTRVGGTISAHSQLGVGTTFKVALPAAV; translated from the coding sequence ATGCTGCAACTGATCTCGTCGCTGCTGGCGGTGCTGCCTGCGCTGGCATGGGCGTATCGCGCCTTTGCGGTCGATATCCCGTGGCGGCCGGGCGAACTCACCAGCATGGCGCTGAGCCTGTCGGTGTGCGCCGCCGCGGCCATCAGCTTCGTGCTGATCCGGCATGGACGTTTCGCGTGGGCTTCGCGGTTGCTGCTGGTGGTGTTCGCCGCCTCCGTGGTGCCTGCCTACCTGGCCACCGGGTTCGGTGCCCAACGCTTCGAGCAGCCCGTGCTGGTCATCTGGATGGCGATCGCGGGGCTCGTGGTGGGCAGGGCGGCGCTCTGGCTGATGTTCGCCTGCATCGTGGCCGCGTTCTTCCTGGGCATCTCGGTGGATGTGTCCCGCCAGGGCGACGCCGCCGCGCTGTACGGCGACGCCGCGTTCAGTGCCGCCATGTTCCTGATGATCGCCATCGTGCTCGACCGCAGTTCGGCCGCGTTGCGCCAGAGCCTGGGCGAAGCCACGGCGCGCGGCAACCAGCTCGCGGCAACGAACCAGCGATTGCAGCAGGAGATCAACGATCGCGAGCTCGCACAGGAGCAACTCATCCACGCCCGCAAGGTCGAGGCGGTGGGTCGACTGGCGGGAGGTGTGGCGCACGATTTCGGCAACATCATGGCCGTGATCAGCGGTTATGCGCGCAAGGGCCTCAGGGCGGGCCAGGTGGAGGAAGGCAGGGCGTCGTTCGAAGGCATCGAGGCGGCTGCGCGCCGGGCGACGCTGCTCACGCACAAGCTGATGACGTTCGCGCGGCAGGACGACTACGCGGAAGAGACCTTCCATGCCGCCAGTGCCCTGATGGAAATCCAGTCCATGCTGCGCCAACTGCTCAAGCCCGAGGTTGAACTGCGGTTCGCCCTGGACGATGCTGCGGCACCGATCCGGATGGACAGGGACCGGTTCGAGCTCATGGTCCTCAACATCGCGGCGAATGCCGATCATGCGATGCCCAACGGCGGCGTCTTCTCCATCGGCGTCGCGCAGGGTGACGACGGTGGCAGCGTGCTGGAGTTCACCGATACCGGCTCAGGCATGGGTGAAGAGGTGCTCGCACGCGTCTTCGAGCCCTTTTTCACAACAAAGCCAGCGGGGGAGGGTACCGGTCTTGGCCTGTCCGTCATCCGCGACTTGGTGACACGGGTCGGCGGTACGATAAGCGCACATAGCCAGCTGGGGGTTGGCACGACGTTCAAAGTGGCGCTACCCGCTGCAGTGTAG
- a CDS encoding OmpA family protein, whose protein sequence is MTITKPALLAAAVLATLAMGASAQQTVLTPQRDRITDEAIHADLSGYEHTQGRIKALNDAGRPVRDYHLSKAQCWLDVSFHEYSRNDRSDFPQEALTESEKLIVGMEQGVSPLPTDTPLVNGAARVREDLWQRLRAIHGTPGFSCAQQAVACGEVELVHAGNEFNQQQWRHAKPYIQIAEDWISDAEALARQCGATPDAPTAVPAGTALTVNVLFEFDRSGRDDTRVYSLSSLDRELARLPKEGLTLTGVELVGHADRLQGRGFDYNQALSERRAQTVQALLMERGIDPAMITYTFKGDVEQVQQCDGVKPQAALRECLIPNRRVEVRLLVHSAQVDSQ, encoded by the coding sequence ATGACCATCACCAAGCCCGCCCTTCTCGCCGCCGCCGTCCTCGCCACCCTGGCCATGGGCGCCAGCGCGCAGCAGACCGTGCTCACCCCGCAACGCGACCGGATCACCGACGAGGCCATCCACGCCGACCTGTCCGGCTACGAGCACACGCAGGGGCGCATCAAGGCGCTCAACGATGCCGGACGCCCGGTGCGCGACTACCACCTGTCCAAGGCGCAGTGCTGGCTGGACGTGTCCTTCCACGAATACAGCCGCAACGACCGCAGCGACTTCCCGCAGGAAGCGCTGACCGAATCGGAGAAGCTTATCGTCGGCATGGAACAGGGCGTGTCACCGCTGCCGACCGACACCCCGCTGGTGAACGGTGCCGCACGCGTGCGCGAGGACCTGTGGCAACGCCTGCGTGCCATCCATGGCACGCCGGGCTTCAGCTGCGCGCAACAGGCCGTGGCCTGTGGCGAAGTGGAACTGGTGCACGCGGGCAACGAGTTCAACCAGCAGCAGTGGCGCCACGCCAAGCCCTACATCCAGATCGCCGAGGACTGGATCAGCGACGCTGAAGCCTTGGCGCGCCAATGCGGCGCCACTCCCGACGCACCCACCGCAGTGCCCGCCGGCACCGCGCTGACCGTCAACGTGCTGTTCGAGTTCGATCGCTCCGGTCGCGACGACACCCGGGTCTACTCGCTATCGAGCCTCGATCGCGAACTGGCCCGCCTGCCCAAGGAAGGATTGACGCTGACGGGCGTGGAACTGGTGGGCCACGCCGACCGTCTGCAGGGGCGCGGATTCGACTACAACCAGGCGCTCTCCGAACGGCGTGCCCAGACCGTGCAGGCATTGCTCATGGAGCGCGGCATCGATCCGGCCATGATCACGTACACCTTCAAGGGTGACGTGGAGCAGGTCCAGCAGTGCGACGGTGTGAAGCCCCAGGCAGCCCTGCGCGAGTGCCTGATCCCCAATCGCCGCGTCGAAGTGCGGTTGCTCGTTCATTCCGCCCAGGTCGACTCACAGTAA
- a CDS encoding excinuclease ABC subunit UvrA has protein sequence MSGGPRAGSRAPASFVRVRGAREHNLKNVDVDVPRDAMVVFSGISGSGKSSLAFGTLYAEAQRRYLESVSPYARRLIDQVGVPDVDSIEGLPPAVALQQQRGTPSVRSTVGSVTTLSSSLRMLYSRAGTYPANQPMLYAEDFSPNTPQGACPHCHGLGHVYDVTETSMVPDPSLSIRERAIASWPPAWHGQNLRDILVSLGYDVDTPWRALSRKDRNWILFTDEQPIVPVYPGFTPAETRTALRRKTEPGYMGTFIGARKYVLHTFATTQSAQMKKRVARFMSGAPCPVCEGRRLKPEALSVTFAGLDIGTLSQLSLDRMAETLAPAAQGKFAGPSRAGMRSKAVSRSDSLRRVAKGGRAHAGSADVRRTPDLSEEKRIAAARIAQDLVRRIAALQALGLGYLALDRTTPTLSAGELQRLRLGTQIRSQLFGVVYVLDEPTAGLHPADADALHEALDQLKAAGNTLFVVEHDLDMLRRADWLVDVGPGAGQHGGRVLYSGPPGGLRQVTESQTRRYLFPTRAVTPRIRREASGWLRLAGIHRNNLHGIEVPFPLRTLTAVTGISGSGKSSLVSQALVELVSEHLGHEPVAEDHDIELRQAPPSARASGRLVAGADAIDRLVNVDQKPIGRTPRSNLATYTGLFDHVRKLFAGTPAAKARKFGAGRFSFNVAQGRCATCEGEGSVHVELLFMPSVYAPCPTCHGSRFDEKTLQVRWRGNDIAQILAMTVDEASDLFRDEPAVWRPLHLLQDIGLGYLRLGQPATELSGGEAQRIKLASELQRAHRGHTLYVLDEPTTGLHPADVAKLMTQLHSLVDAGNTVIMVEHDMRVVADCDWVIDIGPGAGEHGGRIVAEGPPEKVARSTGPTARYLENALRALKAPRLHSRKRTV, from the coding sequence ATGAGCGGCGGCCCGCGGGCAGGCAGTCGCGCGCCGGCAAGCTTCGTCCGCGTTCGGGGCGCGCGCGAACACAACCTCAAGAACGTCGATGTCGATGTGCCGCGTGATGCCATGGTCGTCTTCTCCGGCATTTCGGGGTCCGGCAAGTCGTCGCTTGCGTTCGGCACGCTCTACGCGGAAGCGCAACGTCGCTATCTGGAATCGGTGTCGCCGTACGCACGCCGCCTGATCGACCAGGTCGGCGTACCGGATGTGGACAGCATCGAGGGACTCCCACCCGCCGTAGCGCTGCAACAGCAGCGCGGAACCCCCAGTGTGCGCTCGACGGTCGGCAGCGTCACGACGCTTTCGAGTTCACTGAGGATGCTGTACTCACGCGCGGGCACCTATCCGGCTAACCAGCCGATGCTGTATGCGGAAGACTTCTCGCCCAATACCCCACAGGGTGCCTGTCCGCATTGCCATGGCCTCGGCCACGTCTACGATGTCACCGAGACGTCGATGGTGCCCGACCCCTCGCTGAGCATCCGCGAACGGGCCATCGCGTCATGGCCTCCCGCCTGGCATGGCCAGAACCTGCGTGACATCCTGGTCAGCCTGGGCTACGACGTCGACACGCCGTGGCGGGCACTTTCCCGAAAGGACCGGAACTGGATCCTGTTTACCGACGAGCAGCCCATCGTTCCGGTGTATCCCGGCTTCACGCCTGCGGAGACGCGCACCGCGTTGCGTCGCAAGACAGAACCCGGCTACATGGGCACCTTCATCGGTGCCCGGAAATATGTACTGCATACGTTTGCCACCACCCAGAGCGCGCAGATGAAGAAGCGCGTGGCGCGCTTCATGAGCGGTGCTCCCTGCCCCGTGTGCGAGGGACGGCGGCTCAAACCCGAGGCCTTGTCGGTGACGTTCGCCGGCCTCGACATCGGCACGCTTTCCCAATTGTCCCTGGACCGGATGGCCGAGACGTTGGCACCGGCGGCGCAGGGGAAGTTCGCCGGACCCTCCCGCGCAGGCATGCGAAGCAAGGCGGTCAGCCGCAGTGACAGCCTCCGGCGCGTCGCCAAGGGTGGGCGTGCCCATGCCGGCAGCGCGGATGTGCGGCGAACCCCGGACCTGTCCGAGGAGAAGCGCATTGCGGCCGCACGCATTGCCCAGGATCTGGTCAGGCGGATCGCCGCATTGCAGGCACTTGGCTTGGGTTACCTGGCACTGGATCGCACCACGCCCACCTTGTCCGCGGGCGAACTTCAGCGACTGCGGCTGGGGACCCAGATCCGGTCGCAGTTGTTTGGCGTGGTGTACGTATTGGACGAACCCACCGCCGGCCTGCATCCGGCCGATGCCGATGCGCTGCATGAAGCACTGGATCAGCTGAAAGCGGCAGGCAACACGCTGTTCGTGGTCGAACACGATTTGGACATGCTGCGTCGCGCAGACTGGCTCGTCGACGTGGGACCCGGCGCGGGACAGCATGGCGGGCGCGTACTTTACAGCGGCCCGCCCGGCGGTTTGCGGCAGGTCACCGAGTCCCAGACCCGACGCTACCTGTTCCCCACCCGCGCAGTGACGCCGCGCATTCGCCGTGAAGCCTCGGGATGGTTGCGGCTGGCCGGTATCCACCGCAACAACCTGCACGGCATCGAGGTACCGTTTCCGTTGCGGACACTGACGGCGGTTACCGGCATTTCGGGCTCCGGCAAATCGAGTCTGGTGAGCCAGGCGCTGGTCGAGCTGGTGAGCGAGCATCTCGGCCATGAACCTGTCGCCGAAGACCATGACATCGAACTGCGGCAGGCCCCGCCGTCTGCCCGCGCGTCCGGCCGGTTGGTGGCGGGCGCAGACGCGATCGATCGCCTCGTGAACGTGGATCAGAAACCCATTGGTCGTACGCCGCGATCCAACCTCGCCACGTATACGGGCCTGTTCGATCACGTGCGCAAGCTGTTTGCAGGCACGCCTGCCGCCAAGGCCAGAAAGTTCGGCGCCGGACGATTCTCCTTCAACGTGGCCCAGGGACGATGCGCGACGTGCGAAGGCGAGGGCTCCGTGCATGTCGAGCTGCTCTTCATGCCCAGCGTGTACGCGCCGTGCCCGACCTGTCATGGCAGTCGGTTCGATGAAAAGACGCTCCAGGTCCGTTGGCGCGGAAACGATATCGCGCAGATATTGGCGATGACCGTCGACGAAGCATCGGACCTGTTCCGTGATGAACCGGCCGTCTGGCGACCGCTGCACCTGCTGCAGGACATCGGGCTCGGCTATCTGCGCCTGGGTCAGCCCGCGACCGAACTCTCCGGTGGCGAGGCCCAGCGCATCAAGCTCGCCAGCGAGCTCCAGCGGGCGCACCGCGGCCATACGCTGTACGTGCTCGACGAGCCCACCACCGGCCTGCACCCTGCCGACGTCGCGAAACTGATGACGCAGCTGCACAGCCTGGTGGATGCGGGAAATACCGTCATCATGGTGGAACACGACATGCGGGTGGTCGCCGACTGCGACTGGGTGATCGATATCGGGCCCGGGGCGGGCGAACACGGGGGGAGGATCGTTGCCGAAGGCCCGCCGGAGAAGGTCGCGCGCTCGACGGGCCCCACCGCGCGCTACCTGGAAAACGCACTGCGGGCGCTAAAAGCACCGCGCCTTCACTCCCGGAAGCGCACGGTGTGA